The Mercenaria mercenaria strain notata chromosome 10, MADL_Memer_1, whole genome shotgun sequence genome contains a region encoding:
- the LOC123560055 gene encoding uncharacterized protein LOC123560055 isoform X2, whose product MEYILPRGRIYFLIIFQMVIFLYTKLLAAEPMWVWTQGCFQANVPPDGFNMSYNLPHTCIESCGPQSMVVALQGNICRCELKSKKFSRTSSCASCEHNSVVTCGNISGGHWSLYKKAKLQELAARGIQTNVTGCVVNKKGQYRVENCSKRGIKSLCKNPLFNGKANCDSKAGKWSPLSCYNSYDNLLDRFVSVQGCRQEYWIGLFSLDDQLSHSMLSDYPQLPLTPRSSFQAESSVLLASVTDRMTSYFTDESSEVMFSSPYDTYVHTEPLSTHLTLVTESSETHLSKVLSILPTTQRYSETSSETSSYLYSSFSGTSPPHIDPSVTFITEILSSLPVLSQSELHSSVTHSMSNKILSIAVNTYISPTNAMLEISSIKYSFTSTSMTSIVPSRTDTYRAASESSFHSSVLSSQRTEMDGISTAAVLASSIVTPVPQQIPPTPSFITQKYSSETDLVVAVAVVGAIAAFSLAAAGVMFVSLSNLKKIVNRTTTFTDDPPHLSRDSSLEGFDETLQRTNTYSDLQGTSFCPRAIRSDFRSHRYRPPFWFNNRPAMENENVPY is encoded by the exons CCGCTGAACCAATGTGGGTGTGGACACAAG GCTGTTTTCAAGCGAATGTCCCTCCAGATGGTTTTAATATGTCGTACAATTTACCACATACGTGCATTGAAAGTTGTGGACCACAGTCTATGGTCGTTGCTTTACAG GGAAACATATGCAGATGTGAGCTCAAATCTAAAAAATTTAGTAGGACTTCATCTTGTGCATCCTGTGAACATAATTCAGTGGTAACGTGTGGCAATATCAGTGGAGGACATTGGTCACTTTACAAGAAAG CTAAGCTACAGGAACTTGCAGCACGTGGTATACAAACGAATGTTACTGGTTGTGTTGTTAACAAAAAAGGACAATATCGTGTTGAAAACTGCAGCAAAAGAGGGATTAAAAGTCTCTGTAAAAATC CGCTTTTCAACGGAAAAGCAAATTGCGACAGCAAAGCAGGGAAATGGTCACCTCTTTCTTGCTATAACTCTTACGATAATCTACTGGACAGGTTTGTTAGCGTGCAGGGTTGCCGACAGGAGTATTGGATTGGTTTGTTTTCTTTAGACGACCAAT TATCACATTCTATGTTATCCGATTATCCACAATTGCCGTTGACTCCAAGATCTTCCTTTCAAGCAGAATCGAGTGTTTTACTAGCTTCAGTTACAGACCGGATGACATCATATTTTACGGACGAATCTTCCGAAGTCATGTTTTCTTCGCCTTATGATACATATGTTCATACTGAGCCATTGTCAACACATTTGACGCTTGTCACTGAAAGCAGTGAGACACATTTGAGTAAAGTACTAAGCATATTGCCGACAACACAAAGATACTCTGAAACATCATCAGAAACTTCAAGCTATTTATACAGTTCTTTCTCAGGTACATCACCTCCACATATAGACCCGTCAGTCACTTTTATCACTGAAATCTTATCAAGCTTACCAGTTCTATCACAGTCTGAATTACATTCCTCAGTTACTCATTCTATGTCAAATAAAATACTATCTATTGCTGTAAACACATATATTTCACCAACAAATGCAATGTTAGAAATATCCAGCATCAAGTATAGTTTTACAAGTACTTCAATGACATCTATAGTACCATCAAGAACCGACACATATCGAGCGGCTTCAGAATCATCGTTTCATAGTTCTGTGTTATCATCGCAACGAACAGAAATGGATGGAATTTCAACAGCAGCGGTACTTGCTTCGTCAATAGTCACGCCAGTACCTCAACAGATACCGCCGACGCCATCGTTTATTACACAGAAATATAGTTCTGAAACAG ATCTGGTGGTCGCCGTAGCTGTGGTTGGTGCCATAGCAGCATTTTCCCTAGCTGCTGCAGGAGTTATGTTTGT ATCACTGAGCAACCTGAAGAAAATTGTAAACAGAACTACCACCTTC ACTGACGATCCTCCACATCTGAGCAGAGACAGTTCCCTGGAGGGCTTTGATGAGACTCTACAAAGAACCAACACCTACAGTGATTTACAGGGGACAAGTTTTTGTCCAAGAGCAATAAGGTCCGATTTTCGTAGTCACAGATACAGGCCACCGTTTTGGTTCAATAACAGACCAGCCATGGAAAATGAAAATGTGCCATACTAA
- the LOC123560055 gene encoding uncharacterized protein LOC123560055 isoform X1 has protein sequence MEYILPRGRIYFLIIFQMVIFLYTKLLAAEPMWVWTQGCFQANVPPDGFNMSYNLPHTCIESCGPQSMVVALQGNICRCELKSKKFSRTSSCASCEHNSVVTCGNISGGHWSLYKKAKLQELAARGIQTNVTGCVVNKKGQYRVENCSKRGIKSLCKNPLFNGKANCDSKAGKWSPLSCYNSYDNLLDRFVSVQGCRQEYWIGLFSLDDQLSHSMLSDYPQLPLTPRSSFQAESSVLLASVTDRMTSYFTDESSEVMFSSPYDTYVHTEPLSTHLTLVTESSETHLSKVLSILPTTQRYSETSSETSSYLYSSFSGTSPPHIDPSVTFITEILSSLPVLSQSELHSSVTHSMSNKILSIAVNTYISPTNAMLEISSIKYSFTSTSMTSIVPSRTDTYRAASESSFHSSVLSSQRTEMDGISTAAVLASSIVTPVPQQIPPTPSFITQKYSSETDLVVAVAVVGAIAAFSLAAAGVMFVYVKRSLSNLKKIVNRTTTFTDDPPHLSRDSSLEGFDETLQRTNTYSDLQGTSFCPRAIRSDFRSHRYRPPFWFNNRPAMENENVPY, from the exons CCGCTGAACCAATGTGGGTGTGGACACAAG GCTGTTTTCAAGCGAATGTCCCTCCAGATGGTTTTAATATGTCGTACAATTTACCACATACGTGCATTGAAAGTTGTGGACCACAGTCTATGGTCGTTGCTTTACAG GGAAACATATGCAGATGTGAGCTCAAATCTAAAAAATTTAGTAGGACTTCATCTTGTGCATCCTGTGAACATAATTCAGTGGTAACGTGTGGCAATATCAGTGGAGGACATTGGTCACTTTACAAGAAAG CTAAGCTACAGGAACTTGCAGCACGTGGTATACAAACGAATGTTACTGGTTGTGTTGTTAACAAAAAAGGACAATATCGTGTTGAAAACTGCAGCAAAAGAGGGATTAAAAGTCTCTGTAAAAATC CGCTTTTCAACGGAAAAGCAAATTGCGACAGCAAAGCAGGGAAATGGTCACCTCTTTCTTGCTATAACTCTTACGATAATCTACTGGACAGGTTTGTTAGCGTGCAGGGTTGCCGACAGGAGTATTGGATTGGTTTGTTTTCTTTAGACGACCAAT TATCACATTCTATGTTATCCGATTATCCACAATTGCCGTTGACTCCAAGATCTTCCTTTCAAGCAGAATCGAGTGTTTTACTAGCTTCAGTTACAGACCGGATGACATCATATTTTACGGACGAATCTTCCGAAGTCATGTTTTCTTCGCCTTATGATACATATGTTCATACTGAGCCATTGTCAACACATTTGACGCTTGTCACTGAAAGCAGTGAGACACATTTGAGTAAAGTACTAAGCATATTGCCGACAACACAAAGATACTCTGAAACATCATCAGAAACTTCAAGCTATTTATACAGTTCTTTCTCAGGTACATCACCTCCACATATAGACCCGTCAGTCACTTTTATCACTGAAATCTTATCAAGCTTACCAGTTCTATCACAGTCTGAATTACATTCCTCAGTTACTCATTCTATGTCAAATAAAATACTATCTATTGCTGTAAACACATATATTTCACCAACAAATGCAATGTTAGAAATATCCAGCATCAAGTATAGTTTTACAAGTACTTCAATGACATCTATAGTACCATCAAGAACCGACACATATCGAGCGGCTTCAGAATCATCGTTTCATAGTTCTGTGTTATCATCGCAACGAACAGAAATGGATGGAATTTCAACAGCAGCGGTACTTGCTTCGTCAATAGTCACGCCAGTACCTCAACAGATACCGCCGACGCCATCGTTTATTACACAGAAATATAGTTCTGAAACAG ATCTGGTGGTCGCCGTAGCTGTGGTTGGTGCCATAGCAGCATTTTCCCTAGCTGCTGCAGGAGTTATGTTTGTGTACGTGAAAAG ATCACTGAGCAACCTGAAGAAAATTGTAAACAGAACTACCACCTTC ACTGACGATCCTCCACATCTGAGCAGAGACAGTTCCCTGGAGGGCTTTGATGAGACTCTACAAAGAACCAACACCTACAGTGATTTACAGGGGACAAGTTTTTGTCCAAGAGCAATAAGGTCCGATTTTCGTAGTCACAGATACAGGCCACCGTTTTGGTTCAATAACAGACCAGCCATGGAAAATGAAAATGTGCCATACTAA